A genome region from Glycine max cultivar Williams 82 chromosome 5, Glycine_max_v4.0, whole genome shotgun sequence includes the following:
- the LOC100812558 gene encoding uncharacterized protein isoform X2 gives MTTITLSLPCTNPYFLSSSPKRFRFNTQSAQLSPSSSSPLQSPPLPKTTGVIVIGAGLAGLAAATHLNSQNIPFLLDRGFQIFITAYPEAQKLLNYQSLNLQKFYSGARIFYDGQFHTVADPLRHFWDSARSLTNPIGSPLDKLLIGSTRIRALVKSDEEILTAEEVPTIELLKKLGFSDSIIRRFFRPFFGGIFFDPDLETTSRLFNFIFKCLALGDNTLPARGISAIPEQLAARLPSGSILLNSKAVSVDLDNSDSPLVRLQNGDVLKSELGVIVAVEEPAAVHLLSGRTGPVPKKPVRSTVCLYFTANRDQIPVPDPVLFLNGSGKGIVNNMFFVTNVAPSFGPPDKGLVSVSLIGLFEGVSDEELVGKVVNELSGWFGEKMVSKWNHLRTYRIGFAQPNQCPPTDLKKDPRVESGLYVCGDHLTSATFDGALVSGRRAAESLLKDRALTAA, from the exons ATGACTACAATCACCCTCTCCCTCCCTTGCACAAACCCCTACttcctctcttcttctccaAAACGATTCAGATTCAACACCCAATCAGCACAACTTTCCCCTTCCTCCTCCTCACCTCTCCAATCCCCACCACTCCCCAAAACCACCGGAGTCATCGTCATCGGCGCGGGCCTCGCCGGACTCGCCGCCGCCACCCACCTGAACTCCCAGAACATCCCCTTCCTCCTC GACCGCGGCTTCCAAATCTTCATCACCGCCTACCCGGAAGCCCAAAAGCTCCTCAATTATCAATCTCTCAACCTCCAGAAGTTCTACTCCGGCGCCCGAATCTTCTACGATGGCCAATTCCACACCGTCGCCGACCCTCTCCGCCACTTCTGGGACTCCGCGAGGTCCCTCACCAACCCAATCGGATCCCCCCTCGACAAGCTCCTAATCGGATCCACCAGAATCCGCGCCCTCGTCAAATCCGACGAAGAAATCCTCACCGCAGAGGAAGTCCCCACAATCGAACTACTAAAAAAACTAGGGTTTTCCGATTCCATCATCCGAAGATTCTTCCGTCCGTTCTTCGGCGGAATCTTCTTCGACCCTGACCTGGAAACGACGTCGCGCTTGTTCAATTTCATCTTCAAATGCCTCGCCCTCGGAGACAACACTCTTCCAGCGAGGGGCATATCGGCGATCCCGGAACAGCTGGCGGCGAGGTTGCCGTCCGGTTCGATCCTGCTCAACTCCAAGGCCGTTTCGGTCGACCTCGATAATTCCGATTCGCCGCTCGTGAGACTCCAAAACGGCGACGTTTTGAAGAGCGAGCTAGGAGTCATAGTAGCGGTTGAAGAACCAGCAGCAGTTCATTTATTATCTGGAAGAACCGGTCCGGTTCCTAAAAAGCCGGTTCGAAGCACGGTCTGTTTGTACTTCACCGCGAATCGGGACCAGATCCCGGTACCTGACCCGGTTCTGTTTCTGAACGGGTCGGGTAAGGGGATTGTGAACAACATGTTTTTCGTCACGAACGTGGCTCCGTCGTTTGGCCCACCCGATAAAGGCCTTGTATCAGTGTCACTAATAGGGCTCTTTGAGGGCGTGTCAGATGAAGAGCTTGTGGGTAAAGTGGTTAATGAGCTTTCGGGTTGGTTTGGGGAGAAAATGGTTTCGAAATGGAACCATTTGAGGACTTATCGAATCGGGTTCGCACAGCCCAATCAGTGCCCGCCCACGGATCTGAAGAAAGACCCGAGAGTTGAGTCGGGTTTGTATGTGTGTGGGGATCATTTGACCTCTGCCacgtttgatggtgctttggtctCTGGGAGGAGGGCAGCAGAATCCCTATTGAAGGATAGAGCCCTCACTGCAGCTTAA
- the LOC100812558 gene encoding 15-cis-phytoene desaturase, chloroplastic/chromoplastic isoform X1: MTTITLSLPCTNPYFLSSSPKRFRFNTQSAQLSPSSSSPLQSPPLPKTTGVIVIGAGLAGLAAATHLNSQNIPFLLLEASDAVGGRVRTDIVDGFLLDRGFQIFITAYPEAQKLLNYQSLNLQKFYSGARIFYDGQFHTVADPLRHFWDSARSLTNPIGSPLDKLLIGSTRIRALVKSDEEILTAEEVPTIELLKKLGFSDSIIRRFFRPFFGGIFFDPDLETTSRLFNFIFKCLALGDNTLPARGISAIPEQLAARLPSGSILLNSKAVSVDLDNSDSPLVRLQNGDVLKSELGVIVAVEEPAAVHLLSGRTGPVPKKPVRSTVCLYFTANRDQIPVPDPVLFLNGSGKGIVNNMFFVTNVAPSFGPPDKGLVSVSLIGLFEGVSDEELVGKVVNELSGWFGEKMVSKWNHLRTYRIGFAQPNQCPPTDLKKDPRVESGLYVCGDHLTSATFDGALVSGRRAAESLLKDRALTAA, from the coding sequence ATGACTACAATCACCCTCTCCCTCCCTTGCACAAACCCCTACttcctctcttcttctccaAAACGATTCAGATTCAACACCCAATCAGCACAACTTTCCCCTTCCTCCTCCTCACCTCTCCAATCCCCACCACTCCCCAAAACCACCGGAGTCATCGTCATCGGCGCGGGCCTCGCCGGACTCGCCGCCGCCACCCACCTGAACTCCCAGAACATCCCCTTCCTCCTCCTGGAAGCCTCCGACGCCGTCGGAGGCCGCGTCCGCACCGACATTGTCGACGGCTTCCTCCTCGACCGCGGCTTCCAAATCTTCATCACCGCCTACCCGGAAGCCCAAAAGCTCCTCAATTATCAATCTCTCAACCTCCAGAAGTTCTACTCCGGCGCCCGAATCTTCTACGATGGCCAATTCCACACCGTCGCCGACCCTCTCCGCCACTTCTGGGACTCCGCGAGGTCCCTCACCAACCCAATCGGATCCCCCCTCGACAAGCTCCTAATCGGATCCACCAGAATCCGCGCCCTCGTCAAATCCGACGAAGAAATCCTCACCGCAGAGGAAGTCCCCACAATCGAACTACTAAAAAAACTAGGGTTTTCCGATTCCATCATCCGAAGATTCTTCCGTCCGTTCTTCGGCGGAATCTTCTTCGACCCTGACCTGGAAACGACGTCGCGCTTGTTCAATTTCATCTTCAAATGCCTCGCCCTCGGAGACAACACTCTTCCAGCGAGGGGCATATCGGCGATCCCGGAACAGCTGGCGGCGAGGTTGCCGTCCGGTTCGATCCTGCTCAACTCCAAGGCCGTTTCGGTCGACCTCGATAATTCCGATTCGCCGCTCGTGAGACTCCAAAACGGCGACGTTTTGAAGAGCGAGCTAGGAGTCATAGTAGCGGTTGAAGAACCAGCAGCAGTTCATTTATTATCTGGAAGAACCGGTCCGGTTCCTAAAAAGCCGGTTCGAAGCACGGTCTGTTTGTACTTCACCGCGAATCGGGACCAGATCCCGGTACCTGACCCGGTTCTGTTTCTGAACGGGTCGGGTAAGGGGATTGTGAACAACATGTTTTTCGTCACGAACGTGGCTCCGTCGTTTGGCCCACCCGATAAAGGCCTTGTATCAGTGTCACTAATAGGGCTCTTTGAGGGCGTGTCAGATGAAGAGCTTGTGGGTAAAGTGGTTAATGAGCTTTCGGGTTGGTTTGGGGAGAAAATGGTTTCGAAATGGAACCATTTGAGGACTTATCGAATCGGGTTCGCACAGCCCAATCAGTGCCCGCCCACGGATCTGAAGAAAGACCCGAGAGTTGAGTCGGGTTTGTATGTGTGTGGGGATCATTTGACCTCTGCCacgtttgatggtgctttggtctCTGGGAGGAGGGCAGCAGAATCCCTATTGAAGGATAGAGCCCTCACTGCAGCTTAA
- the LOC100807368 gene encoding dynamin-like protein ARC5 → HRDGCILGDSPFFASVPSGGVGCGSGYRYSSNDEFKQAVCFREIEDVASLEEKLGRALSKQERSRIGVSKLRLFLEELLQKRYISNVPLIIPLLEKEYWTVTRKLSDINQELSTLDEAKLKEKGRAFHDMFLTKLSLLLKGTVVAPPDKFGETLQDERINGGAFIGADGVQFPHKLIPNAGMRLYGGAQYHRAMGEFRFVVGGIKCPPITREEIVNACGVEDIHDGTNYSRTACVIAVAKARDTFEPFLHQLGSRLLYILKRLLPISVFLLQKDCEYLSGHEVFLRRAASAFNNFAESTEKSCREKCMEDLVSTTRYVSWPLHNKSRAGLRLFLDSFGGTEHSNACNNPTSTVLSQTSAHEKEDTKSQPDVKLCHVASGTDSSSSIQTTETKLADLLDSTLWNRRLAPSSERIVYGLVQQIFHGIREYFLVSTELKFNCFLLMPIVDKLPALLREDLESAFQDDLDNVFDITNMQHSFGQQKRETEIELKRVFLNSYNMVFS, encoded by the exons CATCGTGATGGCTGCATTCTTGGTGATTCTCCGTTCTTCGCATCAGTGCCTTCTGGAGGAGTTGGGTGTGGAAGTGGTTATCGCTATAGCTCCAATGATGAGTTCAAACAG GCAGTTTGCTTCAGAGAGATAGAAGATGTTGCATCTTTGGAGGAGAAGTTGGGCAGGGCATTGTCAAAGCAGGAAAGGAGTAGGATAGGCGTGAGCAAACTTAGGCTTTTTCTGGAAGAATTACTCCAAAAGAG GTATATAAGTAATGTACCTTTGATCATTCCACTTCTCGAGAAGGAGTACTGGACTGTGACAAGGAAATTAAGTGACATTAATCAAGAATTGAG CACACTTGATGAAGCCAAACTGAAGGAGAAAGGAAGAGCCTTCCATGATATGTTCTTGACCAAG CTGTCATTGTTGCTTAAAGGGACAGTTGTTGCACCTCCTGATAAGTTCG GTGAAACACTGCAAGACGAGCGAATTAATGGAGGTGCATTTATCGGAGCTGATGGTGTTCAGTTCCCTCACAAGCTAATACCT AATGCAGGGATGCGTCTTTATGGTGGTGCACAATATCATCGGGCAATGGGTGAATTTCGTTTTGTGGTTGGAGGAATCAAGTGTCCCCCAATTACTCGGGAAGAAATTGTAAATGCATGTGGAGTTGAAGATATTCATGATGGAACAAACTACTCTAG GACTGCTTGTGTAATTGCTGTTGCAAAGGCTCGTGACACATTTGAACCTTTTCTTCATCAG TTGGGGTCCAGGCTGTTGTATATACTTAAGAGATTGCTTCCGATCtctgtttttcttcttcag AAAGATTGTGAATATCTAAGTGGCCATGAGGTGTTCCTCAGGCGTGCTGCCTCTGCCTTCAACAACTTTGCAGAATCTACTGAAAAATCATGCCGTGAAAA ATGTATGGAGGACTTGGTGAGCACCACACGGTATGTTTCATGGCCTCTCCACAATAAG AGTCGGGCTGGGTTACGTCTGTTCTTAGATTCTTTTGGTGGAACAGAACATTCCAATGCTTGTAATAATCCTACATCAACTGTTCTATCACAAACAAGTGCGCATGAGAAAGAAGACACAAAGTCACAACCGGATGTAAAACTCTGCCATGTAGCCTCTGGCACTGATTCTAGCTCATCCATTCAGACAACAGAAACAAAGCTTGCTGATCTTCTGGATAGTACACTCTGGAATAGGAGGCTTGCACCTTCATCTGAAAGAATTGTTTATGGCTTGGTACAACAGATATTTCATGGCATTAGAGAATATTTCTTGGTTTCCACAGAGTTAAAG TTCAATTGTTTCCTTTTGATGCCCATTGTGGACAAATTGCCTGCACTTCTCCGGGAAGACCTAGAATCTGCTTTTCAAGATGACCTGGATAATGTTTTTGACATAACCAATATGCAGCACTCATTTGGGCAGCAAAAGAGAGAGACAGAAATTGAACTGAAAAGGGTATTTCTTAATTCATATAACATGGTTTTCTCTTGA